A genomic segment from Leptolyngbya boryana PCC 6306 encodes:
- the gndA gene encoding NADP-dependent phosphogluconate dehydrogenase yields the protein MAQSFGVIGLAVMGENLALNVERNGFPVSVYNRSREKTDAFMAQRAGGKNVQATYTIEEFVASLERPRKILIMVKAGAPVDAMIEQLKPLLDEGDILIDGGNSLFTDTARRARELEAAKFTFIGMGVSGGEEGALNGPSLMPGGTRTAYEYLEPILTKIAAQVDDGACVTYIGPGGAGHYVKMVHNGIEYGDMQLIAEAYDLLKNVGGLTQDELHQVFMEWNETPELNSYLIEITADIFKVFDPDTQKPLVELILDAAGQKGTGRWTVTDALELGVAIPTIIAAVNARIMSSYKTERMEASQQLSYESPKFEGDRKTFIDAVRDALYCSKICSYAQGMALLNVASQNYGYELNLAECARIWKGGCIIRAGFLGKIQHAFIENPTLPNLLLAPEFRQTILDRQSAWREVIMAAARHGIAVPAFSASLDYFDSYRRDRLPQNLTQAQRDYFGAHTYLRTDKEGVFHTEWTALAQESASSFSTPQKLVADQPRPSAGDVEIKEVQTNR from the coding sequence ATGGCACAAAGTTTTGGTGTAATTGGTCTTGCCGTGATGGGCGAGAACCTCGCGCTCAACGTTGAGCGGAACGGATTCCCAGTTTCGGTCTATAATCGCAGTCGCGAAAAAACCGATGCCTTCATGGCACAGCGGGCAGGCGGCAAGAATGTTCAGGCGACTTATACGATCGAAGAATTTGTCGCTTCATTAGAACGTCCGCGCAAGATTTTGATCATGGTGAAAGCGGGTGCGCCTGTGGATGCGATGATCGAGCAGTTGAAACCGCTATTGGATGAAGGAGATATTCTCATTGATGGCGGTAATTCTTTATTTACCGATACAGCGCGGCGGGCACGCGAACTCGAAGCGGCTAAGTTTACGTTCATTGGCATGGGCGTGAGCGGCGGTGAAGAAGGCGCGTTAAATGGGCCAAGCTTGATGCCGGGGGGAACGAGAACGGCTTATGAATATCTAGAGCCGATTTTGACGAAGATTGCGGCTCAGGTGGATGATGGGGCTTGTGTGACTTACATCGGGCCAGGTGGCGCGGGTCACTACGTCAAAATGGTGCACAACGGCATTGAGTATGGCGATATGCAGTTGATTGCAGAAGCCTATGATTTGCTGAAAAATGTGGGCGGATTGACTCAGGACGAGTTGCATCAGGTGTTCATGGAGTGGAATGAGACTCCTGAGTTGAATTCGTATCTGATTGAAATTACCGCAGATATTTTCAAAGTCTTTGATCCGGATACTCAGAAGCCTTTGGTTGAGTTGATTCTCGATGCTGCGGGGCAGAAGGGAACGGGTCGCTGGACGGTGACGGATGCGTTGGAATTGGGGGTTGCGATTCCGACGATTATTGCTGCGGTGAATGCGCGGATTATGTCGTCTTATAAGACGGAGCGGATGGAGGCTTCGCAGCAGTTGAGCTATGAGAGTCCGAAGTTTGAGGGCGATCGCAAAACGTTTATTGATGCAGTGCGAGATGCGCTGTATTGCTCGAAGATTTGTTCTTACGCGCAAGGGATGGCGTTGCTGAATGTTGCGTCGCAAAACTATGGCTATGAGTTGAATTTGGCGGAATGTGCGCGGATTTGGAAGGGCGGCTGTATTATTCGGGCGGGCTTCCTGGGTAAGATTCAGCACGCATTTATCGAGAATCCGACGCTGCCGAATTTGCTGTTGGCTCCGGAGTTTAGGCAGACAATTCTCGATCGTCAATCAGCTTGGCGCGAGGTAATTATGGCGGCGGCGCGGCATGGAATTGCGGTTCCGGCGTTTAGTGCGTCGCTGGATTATTTCGATAGTTATCGTCGCGATCGCTTGCCACAAAATTTAACGCAGGCGCAACGCGATTATTTTGGGGCGCATACTTATCTGCGGACGGACAAAGAAGGTGTATTCCATACGGAATGGACGGCTTTGGCGCAGGAGTCGGCTTCGAGTTTTTCGACTCCGCAGAAGTTGGTTGCGGATCAGCCCCGTCCCAGTGCGGGTGATGTTGAGATAAAAGAAGTGCAGACTAATCGTTAG
- a CDS encoding type II toxin-antitoxin system HicA family toxin — MPARASELAKAAKKLGFEKARQKGSHARWRHPDGRATTIPVHGNSEIGGWLFHEILEQLGITEEEFEELR; from the coding sequence ATGCCAGCTAGAGCCAGCGAACTTGCTAAAGCTGCGAAGAAATTAGGATTTGAAAAGGCTAGGCAGAAAGGAAGCCATGCCCGTTGGAGACATCCAGACGGCAGAGCAACCACCATTCCAGTGCATGGAAACAGCGAAATTGGCGGTTGGCTCTTCCACGAGATTCTTGAACAGCTTGGAATTACCGAAGAAGAATTTGAAGAACTCCGATGA
- a CDS encoding type II toxin-antitoxin system HicB family antitoxin — protein MMKTLQDYTIVIRPEDNGTFVAYVPAISGCHAWGQTSEEARAELISVFDMIQEEYLEEGKVLPPDVKLVVAHAS, from the coding sequence ATGATGAAAACCTTGCAAGACTATACGATCGTCATCCGCCCCGAAGACAACGGGACTTTTGTAGCTTATGTTCCTGCAATTTCAGGTTGTCATGCCTGGGGACAAACCTCAGAAGAAGCAAGAGCCGAGCTTATCAGCGTATTTGACATGATTCAAGAAGAATACCTAGAAGAAGGAAAAGTGCTGCCCCCTGATGTGAAATTGGTTGTTGCTCATGCCAGCTAG
- a CDS encoding type II toxin-antitoxin system RelE family toxin, whose translation MAKLDGLESVLEFIKGLQPKIAAQISKKVLMLNLEPLPVDSKALKGYEGYYRVDSGEYRIVYRFDPESDLVEVILVGKRNDDEVYKQLSRLLD comes from the coding sequence ATGGCAAAACTGGATGGTCTAGAATCCGTTCTCGAATTTATCAAAGGACTTCAGCCCAAAATCGCGGCTCAAATCTCCAAAAAAGTTCTCATGTTAAATCTCGAACCCTTACCTGTGGATAGCAAAGCTCTCAAGGGTTACGAGGGTTATTATCGAGTAGACTCCGGTGAATACAGAATTGTTTACCGCTTTGATCCAGAATCAGATCTCGTCGAAGTGATCTTAGTCGGCAAACGCAACGATGATGAAGTCTATAAACAACTGAGCCGATTGCTTGATTAA
- a CDS encoding type II toxin-antitoxin system prevent-host-death family antitoxin: MQQYSIEEMRERSQDVLDSATSEPVILVNQSRPSYVVLSVQNYQQLIDRLTELEDRALGKQAETALQNSSLIGTETFVTELQQLANLDDRDQ; encoded by the coding sequence ATGCAGCAATATTCGATCGAAGAAATGCGAGAGCGATCTCAAGATGTCCTAGACTCCGCAACCAGCGAACCAGTCATTTTAGTCAATCAATCCCGCCCCAGTTACGTCGTGCTATCCGTTCAAAATTATCAACAACTCATCGATCGATTAACCGAACTAGAAGATCGCGCACTCGGCAAACAGGCTGAAACTGCACTCCAAAACTCATCCCTGATCGGAACCGAGACATTTGTCACCGAACTTCAGCAACTTGCCAACTTAGACGATCGCGACCAGTAG
- a CDS encoding tetratricopeptide repeat protein, protein MQNETTVLDSPPLIFICYARKDNQDDAFKRRSLDRLLDHLKPLQRQKKARIWCDQKIDLGTQWDDEIHTALSSARVAIALMSPSFFASDYICEKEMPKIFQQVDAGQTILLPILLSPFDLGSAEFYYSDAQGEEKVRSLNDFQAANGMEKPLIGLPEHEQDAVLLRVAQRAREIVGGKKSEVPIGGERGKHTPSNLPRSQTETFVGRDVELREIHDRVQDESRLAIFAVSGMGGIGKTELVLQYAMRYRNAGIYLGAVCWVNAQQEIGAQILGFARSCLGLQLPEFSDSSELVAWCWRQFPTESSLVVFDNVLDYADIESFLPPVEERFKVLLTTRSRIESESVSVLSIETLLPLQAYRLLYETVKDERRFEREQIQAAELCEWVGDLPLGIKLVGKFLKVEPDLSIAELLAELKTERLKQDGISQIETVFELSWERLNAAERQLAMLLGTFGKAAIAWELVDRAVEFCREETACLLLEPKAWRRGRRRLVELSLLQRSGENQYQIHPLLREFFRSRMTQEEQRWVTTAVAMVMIGIAKEIPQAPTLEVIGLVTPAIPHLQAVAEDLMKLKSREECGIPDDDDLTWVFTGISWFYQGQGLYADAEPWVAAGLTVAQSLLGEQHPHVATSLNNLAALYASQGRYESAEPLYIQALELRRSRLGESHPDVAQSLNNLAGLYRLQGRYGQAELLFTQALELTRLLLGELHPDVAQSLNNLAALYESQGCYEQAEPLFTQALELYRSLLGESHPDVAQSLNNLAGLYRLQGRYEQAEPLLTQALELTRSLLGESHPNVATSLSNLAGLYYLQGRYEEAEPLYIQALELRRSRLGESHPDVAQSLNNLAESYRLQGRYEEAEPLYIQALELRRSRLGESHPDVAQSLNNLALLYYSQGRYEEAEPLYIQALQIDERALGQEHPDFAIDLYNLAGLYTALERYAEAEPLYRQAISIFYNRLGEAHPYTQQTWRGFINFLVQVLQKGRTSELSDHPMTRSILQQLQSASE, encoded by the coding sequence ATGCAGAATGAGACGACTGTGCTTGATTCTCCGCCGTTGATTTTCATTTGCTATGCGCGCAAAGACAATCAAGATGATGCCTTCAAACGCCGATCGCTGGATCGACTCCTCGATCATTTGAAGCCATTGCAACGTCAGAAAAAGGCAAGGATTTGGTGTGATCAGAAGATCGATCTAGGAACGCAGTGGGATGACGAGATTCATACGGCATTGAGTTCGGCAAGGGTGGCGATCGCGTTAATGAGTCCTTCGTTTTTTGCGTCGGATTACATTTGCGAGAAAGAGATGCCGAAGATTTTTCAGCAGGTTGATGCTGGACAGACGATATTACTGCCGATTTTGTTGAGTCCGTTTGATTTGGGATCGGCTGAGTTTTATTACTCGGATGCTCAGGGTGAAGAAAAAGTGCGATCGCTGAATGATTTTCAGGCGGCGAATGGGATGGAGAAGCCGCTGATCGGTTTGCCGGAGCATGAGCAGGATGCGGTGTTGCTGCGGGTGGCACAACGGGCGCGGGAGATTGTGGGCGGAAAAAAGTCTGAGGTTCCCATCGGTGGGGAACGGGGAAAACATACACCGAGTAATTTACCGCGATCGCAGACGGAGACATTTGTGGGGCGGGATGTGGAACTGCGAGAGATTCACGATCGTGTGCAAGATGAAAGTCGGTTGGCGATTTTTGCGGTGTCGGGGATGGGAGGGATTGGCAAGACGGAATTGGTGTTGCAGTATGCAATGCGGTATCGCAATGCGGGGATTTATTTGGGGGCGGTGTGTTGGGTGAATGCTCAACAGGAGATTGGGGCGCAGATTTTGGGGTTTGCTCGATCGTGTTTGGGGTTGCAGTTGCCGGAGTTTTCTGATTCGAGTGAGTTGGTGGCTTGGTGTTGGCGGCAGTTTCCAACGGAGTCGAGTCTGGTGGTGTTTGATAATGTGCTGGATTATGCGGATATTGAGAGTTTTTTACCGCCTGTTGAGGAACGGTTTAAGGTGCTGCTGACGACGCGATCGCGGATTGAAAGCGAGTCGGTTTCGGTGTTGTCGATCGAGACTTTGCTGCCGTTGCAGGCGTATCGATTGCTATATGAAACAGTTAAAGATGAGCGTCGGTTTGAGCGAGAGCAAATACAAGCTGCTGAACTGTGTGAATGGGTGGGAGATTTGCCACTGGGGATCAAATTAGTCGGGAAGTTTCTGAAAGTCGAGCCGGATTTGTCGATCGCGGAACTGCTTGCGGAGCTAAAAACAGAGCGGTTGAAGCAGGATGGCATTAGTCAGATCGAAACAGTCTTTGAGTTGAGTTGGGAGAGGCTGAACGCGGCAGAACGACAGTTGGCGATGCTGTTGGGGACGTTTGGGAAAGCAGCGATCGCGTGGGAGTTGGTCGATCGAGCGGTGGAATTTTGTCGAGAGGAAACGGCGTGTTTGTTGCTGGAGCCAAAGGCGTGGCGGCGAGGGCGGAGAAGGTTAGTTGAGTTGAGTTTGCTTCAGCGATCGGGAGAAAACCAGTATCAAATCCATCCGCTCTTGCGAGAGTTTTTTAGAAGTAGGATGACGCAGGAGGAACAGCGATGGGTTACAACGGCGGTGGCGATGGTGATGATTGGAATTGCGAAAGAAATTCCTCAAGCTCCGACGCTAGAGGTCATTGGCTTGGTTACTCCAGCAATTCCACATCTGCAAGCGGTGGCAGAAGACTTGATGAAGTTGAAAAGTCGCGAAGAATGCGGGATTCCAGACGATGATGATCTGACGTGGGTATTCACTGGAATTAGTTGGTTTTATCAAGGGCAAGGACTTTATGCCGATGCTGAGCCTTGGGTTGCTGCAGGGTTAACGGTTGCGCAATCTTTGTTAGGAGAGCAACATCCCCATGTGGCGACAAGTCTGAACAATTTGGCAGCACTTTATGCGTCACAAGGACGGTACGAGTCTGCGGAACCGCTCTACATTCAAGCTTTGGAATTAAGACGATCGCGTTTGGGAGAATCGCATCCCGATGTGGCTCAGAGTTTGAACAATTTGGCAGGATTGTATCGGTTGCAAGGACGCTATGGGCAAGCCGAACTCCTCTTCACTCAAGCGTTGGAATTAACTCGATTGCTCCTCGGGGAATTGCATCCCGATGTGGCTCAGAGTTTGAACAATCTGGCAGCATTGTACGAGTCGCAAGGGTGCTATGAGCAAGCCGAACCCCTCTTCACTCAAGCGTTGGAATTATATCGCTCGCTATTAGGGGAGTCGCATCCCGATGTGGCTCAGAGTTTGAACAATTTGGCAGGATTGTATCGGTTGCAAGGGCGCTATGAGCAAGCCGAACCCCTCTTGACTCAAGCGTTGGAATTAACTCGATCACTCTTGGGAGAATCACATCCCAATGTGGCAACGAGTTTGAGCAATTTGGCAGGATTGTACTATTTGCAAGGACGGTATGAGGAAGCCGAACCGCTTTACATTCAAGCTTTGGAATTAAGACGATCGCGTTTGGGAGAATCGCATCCCGATGTGGCTCAGAGTTTGAACAATTTGGCAGAATCGTATCGATTGCAAGGGCGCTATGAGGAAGCCGAACCGCTTTACATTCAAGCCTTGGAATTAAGACGATCGCGTTTGGGAGAATCGCATCCCGATGTGGCTCAGAGTTTGAACAATTTGGCATTACTGTACTATTCGCAAGGGCGCTATGAGGAAGCCGAACCACTTTACATTCAAGCGTTGCAAATTGACGAGCGGGCATTAGGACAAGAACACCCGGATTTTGCAATCGATTTATATAATCTTGCAGGACTTTACACTGCACTAGAACGCTATGCAGAAGCAGAGCCATTGTATCGACAAGCGATCTCCATCTTCTACAATCGACTAGGAGAAGCGCATCCTTACACTCAACAAACTTGGCGAGGATTCATCAATTTCTTAGTTCAAGTGCTGCAAAAGGGTCGAACCTCCGAACTCTCCGATCATCCGATGACACGATCGATTCTTCAACAACTGCAAAGCGCCTCAGAATAA
- a CDS encoding Uma2 family endonuclease: MELTSPLKLDFNHVHLTDEQFYQLCLHNPEWNIEQNAEGVLIVMSPVGGESGKREADYIIDLGIWNRQTRLGEIFSSSTIFKLPKGGKRSPDAAWVESSRWQALTPDQRKKFPPIAPDFVIELRSATDDLKTLQEKMQEYLESGVRLGWLFNPQDQQVEIYRQGQEKEVQPLPTTLSGEDVLPGFELNVDRFTDD; this comes from the coding sequence ATGGAACTCACGTCTCCCCTCAAACTCGATTTCAACCATGTTCATCTCACCGACGAGCAGTTTTACCAACTCTGCCTCCACAATCCCGAATGGAACATCGAACAGAATGCAGAAGGAGTCTTAATCGTTATGTCACCCGTCGGCGGAGAAAGCGGTAAACGAGAAGCGGACTATATCATCGATCTCGGCATCTGGAATCGTCAAACCCGACTCGGAGAAATCTTTAGCTCCTCAACGATTTTCAAACTTCCAAAAGGCGGGAAACGCTCTCCCGATGCAGCCTGGGTCGAATCATCTCGATGGCAAGCCCTCACTCCAGACCAACGCAAAAAATTTCCCCCGATCGCGCCCGATTTTGTAATCGAATTACGCTCCGCCACTGATGATCTGAAGACGCTGCAAGAAAAAATGCAGGAATATCTAGAAAGTGGAGTCCGCCTCGGTTGGTTATTCAATCCGCAAGATCAACAAGTCGAAATCTATCGCCAAGGACAAGAGAAAGAAGTGCAACCACTCCCCACAACTCTCTCAGGCGAAGATGTTCTCCCAGGATTTGAATTAAACGTCGATCGCTTCACAGACGACTAA
- a CDS encoding type II secretion system protein N — protein MPQNISGALVATQPSIQVDAYADRLMDDLFEDVEDLLSGSVPPPEPIRAQPQKSPEIVMPPALSSIVPRSTASLPRLPQWNSAGSMPEMDELIAAEPIKPHSNRLLKFLTIAFGLTAIAAASAWLIQRGTIQRWFTIATQEPSAIATSTTIKTPAKDTNAQFAKYMQRSLEAIDRKAANKPTNLTPLKNSLPPVAVAGNPTASKLNSPVVINVPSVSSPMPVGTAVSKNPQELNQVLSRLSSALERLSINPASNPLATKPNAPVAPVILPSQAPAAEPQRLLRGIAIATDPTQSAILFEMNGVTQRYYIGESIGSSGWSVVDIDNNYVTVRRNGEVRSLSIGQKL, from the coding sequence ATGCCTCAAAACATCAGCGGCGCACTCGTTGCAACTCAACCCTCGATTCAAGTCGATGCCTACGCCGATCGACTTATGGATGATTTGTTTGAGGATGTGGAAGATCTCCTCTCCGGCAGCGTTCCCCCACCTGAACCCATTCGGGCGCAACCGCAGAAATCACCCGAAATCGTCATGCCTCCCGCACTTTCCTCGATCGTGCCGCGTTCCACAGCATCTCTGCCCCGCTTACCTCAATGGAATTCGGCAGGTTCCATGCCCGAAATGGATGAACTGATCGCAGCAGAACCGATCAAGCCTCACAGCAATCGACTTCTAAAATTTCTGACGATCGCATTCGGCTTAACGGCAATCGCTGCCGCTTCAGCGTGGCTGATCCAACGAGGAACAATTCAGCGATGGTTCACAATCGCGACCCAAGAACCCTCTGCGATCGCAACTTCGACCACCATCAAGACACCCGCCAAAGATACAAACGCCCAATTTGCAAAATACATGCAGCGATCGCTCGAAGCTATCGATCGCAAAGCTGCAAATAAGCCGACAAATCTCACACCCCTTAAAAATAGTCTTCCTCCGGTTGCAGTTGCAGGAAATCCCACTGCATCCAAACTCAATTCGCCAGTCGTGATCAATGTTCCTTCTGTTTCCAGTCCGATGCCCGTTGGCACAGCCGTCAGTAAAAATCCGCAAGAACTCAACCAAGTTCTCTCTCGGCTTTCTTCTGCGCTAGAGCGTTTATCGATCAATCCAGCCAGTAATCCCTTAGCAACCAAACCAAACGCTCCAGTGGCTCCAGTCATCCTGCCGAGTCAAGCTCCAGCAGCAGAACCTCAGCGATTATTACGCGGCATCGCGATCGCGACTGACCCCACCCAATCTGCAATTTTATTTGAAATGAATGGTGTGACTCAGCGCTATTACATTGGTGAGAGCATTGGGTCGAGCGGATGGAGCGTCGTCGATATTGACAATAATTACGTCACGGTGCGACGGAATGGCGAGGTTCGATCGCTCTCGATCGGACAAAAACTTTAG
- a CDS encoding TIGR04376 family protein has protein sequence MGLFDDLGRFLETRIDEFLKNNPQLELQALEEKLYEQEQETRRLLADLRLREKQVEAEILTTAQEIQRWHVRIEKARTAGRKDLAEPAEAHEASLLREGNQKWGQMQVLKERIQQTEELQKKIQIRRQELQTEIKQVKATQAAQASQRWAVDGWNQSATKIDDPLEQKFQQWETQEELEEMKRKMGR, from the coding sequence ATGGGTTTGTTCGACGATCTTGGGCGTTTTCTAGAAACTCGCATCGATGAGTTTTTGAAGAACAATCCGCAGCTTGAATTACAAGCACTCGAAGAGAAGCTGTATGAACAAGAACAGGAAACGCGCCGATTGTTAGCAGATTTGCGGTTGCGAGAAAAACAAGTCGAAGCAGAAATTTTGACGACAGCGCAAGAAATTCAGCGCTGGCATGTGCGAATTGAGAAAGCAAGAACAGCAGGACGCAAGGATTTAGCAGAACCAGCCGAGGCACATGAAGCTTCGCTCTTACGCGAAGGCAATCAAAAATGGGGACAAATGCAAGTTCTCAAAGAACGGATTCAGCAGACAGAAGAGTTACAGAAAAAGATTCAGATTCGGCGGCAGGAATTGCAGACTGAGATCAAACAGGTGAAAGCAACCCAAGCCGCTCAAGCTTCACAACGCTGGGCAGTCGATGGCTGGAATCAGAGTGCAACTAAGATCGATGACCCGTTAGAGCAGAAGTTTCAGCAGTGGGAAACGCAGGAAGAGTTGGAGGAGATGAAGCGGAAGATGGGGAGATAG
- a CDS encoding proteasome-type protease, giving the protein MTYCLGILTKEGLVMAADSRTNAGVDYISTYRKLFDFSIDNDRTILLCTSGNLSITQSALTLMQQDITAKAEVSLHTLPSMFEIARYIGNMIRQVQEQNRPWLEKDGIDYNCTVLLGGQIRGSEPELFMIYSQGNFIQASKEKPFLQIGEAKYGKPILDRVLSFETSIESAAKCALLSIDSTMISNISVGPPINLVMYEANSFKVRYRLSLNIDAPYLTQIRQQWGKCLNEAFEQMPNIDWQHYLNGDT; this is encoded by the coding sequence ATGACTTATTGCCTTGGGATTCTCACAAAAGAAGGACTCGTAATGGCGGCAGACTCTCGAACGAATGCGGGAGTCGATTACATTTCGACCTATCGGAAACTCTTTGACTTCTCGATCGACAACGATCGCACCATCTTGCTCTGCACATCTGGCAATTTGTCGATCACGCAGTCCGCTTTGACTTTAATGCAGCAAGACATCACCGCAAAAGCAGAAGTCAGCCTGCACACATTGCCGAGCATGTTTGAAATTGCGCGGTATATCGGCAACATGATTCGTCAAGTTCAGGAACAAAATCGCCCCTGGCTTGAGAAAGATGGCATTGATTACAACTGCACCGTGCTCCTCGGCGGACAGATTCGCGGTTCAGAGCCAGAACTCTTCATGATTTATAGTCAAGGCAATTTCATTCAAGCCTCGAAAGAAAAGCCCTTTTTGCAGATTGGCGAGGCGAAATATGGCAAACCGATTCTCGATCGTGTCTTGTCCTTTGAAACCTCGATCGAATCAGCTGCGAAATGTGCGCTGTTATCGATCGATTCGACCATGATTTCTAACATCTCAGTCGGCCCGCCCATCAACTTAGTCATGTATGAGGCGAATAGTTTCAAAGTTCGATATCGCCTGAGCTTAAACATTGATGCGCCTTACTTAACTCAGATTCGCCAACAATGGGGAAAATGTCTCAACGAAGCGTTTGAGCAGATGCCGAACATTGATTGGCAGCATTACTTGAACGGGGACACATAA
- a CDS encoding ATP-binding protein produces the protein MSQPKLTKRVSTALVNALSAGVVPRVGLEHIAVGREKEIAAIRQDFEHVANGGAAFRFVIGRYGAGKSFTLQLIRNLAMEQGFVVADADITPDRRLVGSQGAGVATYRELMRNLATKSRPEGGALTLILERWIAAIQAQVAQDTGMKPSDEGFDQQVEAQIRLVTQDVADLVNGFDFATVIIAYWTGYRSNDEAKKESAMRWLRGEFSTKTEAKAALGVRVIIDDDSWYDYVKLIARFAADIDYKGLIIILDEVIHLSKISTAIARQNNYDKLLAMFNDAMQGKVSHLGTLIGGTPQFLEDPRRGLYSDPAWQRRTAESRVIQSDEADTSAPVIRLEALSEPELQLLLQRISIVFFSHYEMRKQLTASEISTFISAVRGGKVGTETRLTPGEIIRDFMTALNLIQQNPKLTLSELIQTQKYQTPPQPTEQDEFAEFTL, from the coding sequence ATGTCTCAACCTAAACTTACTAAGCGCGTTTCCACTGCTCTCGTCAATGCTCTGAGTGCAGGAGTTGTGCCACGTGTCGGTTTAGAACATATTGCAGTCGGACGAGAAAAAGAGATTGCAGCCATTCGGCAGGATTTTGAGCATGTGGCAAATGGCGGAGCCGCATTTCGATTTGTGATTGGACGATATGGAGCCGGGAAAAGCTTTACCCTGCAATTGATTCGCAATCTCGCAATGGAACAGGGATTTGTTGTTGCAGATGCAGATATCACGCCTGATCGACGGTTAGTTGGCAGTCAAGGCGCAGGCGTTGCAACTTACCGCGAATTGATGCGAAATTTGGCAACGAAAAGCCGACCTGAAGGCGGCGCGCTCACCCTCATTCTAGAACGCTGGATTGCAGCGATTCAGGCACAGGTAGCTCAGGACACAGGCATGAAGCCGAGTGACGAAGGCTTCGATCAACAGGTAGAAGCTCAGATTCGCTTAGTGACACAAGATGTTGCAGATTTAGTCAATGGATTTGATTTTGCAACGGTGATCATTGCCTACTGGACAGGCTATCGATCGAATGATGAAGCCAAAAAAGAATCAGCGATGCGATGGTTACGCGGTGAGTTTTCCACTAAGACCGAAGCAAAAGCAGCTTTGGGAGTCAGAGTCATTATTGATGATGATTCTTGGTATGACTATGTGAAGCTGATCGCTCGATTTGCAGCAGACATTGACTATAAAGGACTGATTATCATTTTGGATGAAGTCATCCACTTGTCGAAGATTTCAACCGCGATCGCGCGTCAAAATAACTATGACAAGCTTTTAGCAATGTTCAATGATGCGATGCAAGGGAAAGTTAGCCATCTGGGAACTTTGATCGGAGGAACCCCTCAATTTCTCGAAGATCCGAGACGCGGATTGTATAGCGATCCAGCTTGGCAACGTCGCACCGCTGAAAGTCGCGTGATTCAATCCGATGAAGCAGATACGAGTGCGCCTGTGATTCGATTAGAGGCATTAAGCGAACCAGAATTGCAGTTACTTTTGCAGCGAATCTCGATCGTATTTTTCAGCCATTACGAGATGCGAAAGCAACTCACTGCTTCTGAAATTTCAACCTTTATCAGTGCAGTCCGCGGCGGGAAAGTCGGAACCGAGACGCGCCTCACTCCCGGTGAAATTATTCGCGATTTCATGACTGCTTTGAACTTAATCCAGCAGAATCCGAAGCTAACCTTGAGCGAATTGATTCAAACACAGAAGTATCAGACTCCACCACAGCCAACCGAACAGGATGAGTTTGCTGAGTTCACGCTTTGA